A stretch of the Ascaphus truei isolate aAscTru1 chromosome 4, aAscTru1.hap1, whole genome shotgun sequence genome encodes the following:
- the EEF1A1 gene encoding elongation factor 1-alpha 1, with the protein MGKEKIHINIVVIGHVDSGKSTTTGHLIYKCGGIDKRTIEKFEKEAAEMGKGSFKYAWVLDKLKAERERGITIDISLWKFETSRYYVTIIDAPGHRDFIKNMITGTSQADCAVLIVAAGVGEFEAGISKNGQTREHALLAYTLGVKQLIVGVNKMDSTEPPYSQKRYEEIVKEVSTYIKKIGYNPDTVAFVPISGWNGDNMLEPSANMPWFKGWKISRKEANGAGTTLLEALDAILPPSRPTDKALRLPLQDVYKIGGIGTVPVGRVETGILKPGMVVTFAPVNVTTEVKSVEMHHEALTEAMPGDNVGFNVKNVSVKDVRRGNVAGDSKNDPPMEAGGFTAQVIILNHPGQIGAGYAPVLDCHTAHIACKFAELKEKIDRRSGKKLEDNPKFLKSGDAAIVDMVPGKPMCVESFSDYPPLGRFAVRDMRQTVAVGVIKAVEKKAAGSGKVTKSAQKAQKTK; encoded by the exons atgggaaaggaaaagaTTCACATCAACATCGTTGTCATTGGACACGTAGACTCTGGCAAGTCCACAACCACCGGACATCTTATCTACAAATGCGGTGGTATCGACAAGAGAACCATTGAGAAGTTCGAGAAGGAAGCTGCTGAG ATGGGAAAGGGCTCCTTCAAGTATGCCTGGGTTTTGGACAAACTGAAGGCCGAACGTGAACGTGGTATTACCATTGACATCTCCCTGTGGAAATTTGAGACCAGCAGATACTATGTCACTATTATTGATGCCCCTGGCCACAGAGACTTCATTAAGAACATGATCACTGGTACTTCTCAG GCCGACTGTGCTGTCCTGATCGTTGCTGCTGGTGTTGGTGAGTTTGAAGCTGGTATTTCAAAGAACGGACAAACTCGCGAGCATGCCCTCCTGGCCTACACTCTGGGTGTGAAGCAACTGATAGTTGGTGTTAACAAGATGGATTCCACTGAGCCACCTTACAGCCAGAAAAGATACGAGGAAATTGTTAAGGAAGTCAGCACTTACATCAAGAAGATTGGTTACAACCCTGACACAGTTGCCTTTGTGCCAATTTCTGGTTGGAACGGTGACAACATGCTTGAGCCCAGTGCCAAT ATGCCTTGGTTCAAGGGATGGAAGATATCACGTAAAGAGGCTAATGGCGCTGGAACTACTCTGCTTGAAGCCCTTGATGCCATTCTGCCACCCAGTCGTCCCACCGACAAGGCTCTTCGTCTGCCTTTGCAGGACGTTTACAAGATTGGTG GTATTGGCACAGTACCAGTCGGTCGTGTGGAAACTGGTATCCTGAAACCAGGCATGGTGGTAACTTTTGCACCTGTGAACGTAACAACTGAAGTAAAATCTGTCGAAATGCACCATGAAGCTCTAACTGAAGCTATGCCCGGTGATAATGTTGGTTTCAACGTAAAGAACGTTTCTGTCAAGGATGTCCGCCGTGGTAACGTCGCTGGTGATAGCAAGAATGACCCACCCATGGAAGCTGGTGGATTTACAGCACAG GTCATCATCCTGAACCACCCTGGCCAGATTGGTGCTGGATATGCGCCTGTTTTGGATTGTCACACTGCTCACATTGCTTGCAAATTTGCTGAGCTAAAGGAAAAGATTGATCGTCGGTCTGGTAAGAAGCTGGAAGACAACCCCAAGTTCCTGAAGTCTGGTGATGCTGCCATTGTTGACATGGTCCCAGGCAAACCCATGTGTGTGGAGAGCTTCTCTGACTATCCTCCCCTTG GTCGTTTTGCTGTACGTGACATGAGACAGACTGTTGCTGTTGGTGTCATCAAGGCAGTTGAGAAGAAGGCTGCTGGAAGTGGCAAGGTCACAAAGTCTGCTCAGAAAGCTCAGAAAACGAAATGA